ACTCCGTGAAGTCGGAATCGCTAGTAATCGTAGATCAGAATGCTACGGTGAATACGTTCCCGGGCCTTGTACACACCGCCCGTCACACCATGGGAGTGGGTTGCAAAAGAAGTAGGTAGCTTAACCTTCGGGAGGGCGCTTACCACTTTGTGATTCATGACTGGGGTGAAGTCGTAACAAGGTAACCGTAGGGGAACCTGCGGTTGGATCACCTCCTTACCTGAAAGATACGAACTTGCGTAGTGCTCACACAGATTGTCTGATAGATGTAAAGAAGCAAGGCGTCTTGCGAGTGAGACTTCAGTGTCCCCTTCGTCTAGAGGCCCAGGACACCGCCCTTTCACGGCGGTAACAGGGGTTCGAATCCCCTAGGGGACGCCACTTGCTGGTTTGTGAGTGAAAGTCGCCGACCTCAATATCTCAAAACTGACTTAGCAGTCACGTTTGAGATATTTGCTCTTTAAAAATCCGGAACAAGCTGAAAATTGAAACGACACACTGTTTCCTTTCTCCGTAATAAGAAAGGAAGTGAGGTGTGTTCGAGTCTCTCAAATTTTCACGACACCGATTGTGTCTCACGAGACACCTTCGGGTTGTGAGGTTAAGCGACTAAGCGTACACGGTGGATGCCCTGGCAGTCAGAGGCGATGAAGGACGTGCTAATCTGCGATAAGCGTCGGTAAGGTGATATGAACCGTTATAACCGACGATTTCCGAATGGGGAAACCCAGTGCAATCCGTTGCACTATCGTTAAGTGAATACATAGCTTAACGAAGCGAACCGGGGGAACTGAAACATCTAAGTACCCCGAGGAAAAGAAATCAACCGAGATTCCCCCAGTAGCGGCGAGCGAACGGGGAGCAGCCCAGAGTCTGAATCAGTTTGTGTATTAGTGGAAGCGTCTGGAAAGTCGCAGGGTACAGGGTGATACTCCCGTACACAAAAATACACCTTCTGTGAACTCGAAGAGTAGGGCGGGACACGTGGTATCCTGTCTGAATATGGGGGGACCATCCTCCAAGGCTAAATACTCCTGACTGACCGATAGTGAACCAGTACCGTGAGGGAAAGGCGAAAAGAACCCCGGCGAGGGGAGTGAAACAGAACCTGAAACCGTGTACGTACAAGCAGTGGGAGCCTCTTTATGGGGTGACTGCGTACCTTTTGTATAATGGGTCAGCGACTTATATTCTGTAGCAAGGTTAACCGTATAGGGGAGCCGCAGGGAAACCGAGTCTTAACTGGGCGTTAAGTTGCAGGGTATAGACCCGAAACCCGGTGATCTAGCCATGGGCAGGTTGAAGGTTGGGTAACACTAACTGGAGGACCGAACCGACTAATGTTGAAAAATTAGCGGATGACTTGTGGCTGGGGGTGAAAGGCCAATCAAACCGGGAGATAGCTGGTTCTCCCCGAAAGCTATTTAGGTAGCGCCTCGTGAACTCATCTTCGGGGGTAGAGCACTGTTTCGGCTAGGGGGCCATCCCGGCTTACCAACCCGATGCAAACTACGAATACCGAAGAATGTTATCACGGGAGACACACGGCGGGTGCTAACGTCCGTCGTGAAGAGGGAAACAACCCAGACCGCCAGCTAAGGTCCCAAAGTCATGGTTAAGTGGGAAACGATGTGGGAAGGCACAGACAGCCAGGATGTTGGCTTAGAAGCAGCCATCATTTAAAGAAAGCGTAATAGCTCACTGGTCGAGTCGGCCTGCGCGGAAGATGTAACGGGGCTAAACCATGCACCGAAGCTGCGGCAGCGACACTTAGGTGTTGTTGGGTAGGGGAGCGTTCTGTAAGCCGTCGAAGGTGGCCTGTGAGGGCTGCTGGAGGTATCAGAAGTGCGAATGCTGACATAAGTAACGATAAAGCGGGTGAAAAGCCCGCTCGCCGGAAGACCAAGGGTTCCTGTCCAACGTTAATCGGGGCAGGGTGAGTCGACCCCTAAGGCGAGGCCGAAAGGCGTAGTCGATGGGAAACAGGTTAATATTCCTGTACTCGGTGTTACTGCGAAGGGGGGACGGAGAAGGCTATGTTGGCCGGGCGACGGTTGTCCCGGTTTAAGCATGTAGGCGGGAAGTTTAGGTAAATCCGGACTTCTGTATAACGCTGAGGTGTGACGACGAGGCACTACGGTGCTGAAGTGACAAATGCCCTGCTTCCAGGAAAAGCCTCTAAGCATCAGGTAACATCAAATCGTACCCCAAACCGACACAGGTGGTCAGGTAGAGAATACCAAGGCGCTTGAGAGAACTCGGGTGAAGGAACTAGGCAAAATGGTGCCGTAACTTCGGGAGAAGGCACGCTGTCGGTAAGTGAAACCCCTCGCGGGTGGAGCTGAAGGCAGTCGAAGATACCAGCTGGCTGCAACTGTTTATTAAAAACACAGCACTGTGCAAACACGAAAGTGGACGTATACGGTGTGACGCCTGCCCGGTGCCGGAAGGTTAATTGATGGGGTTAAGCGCAAGCTGAAGCTCTTGATCGAAGCCCCGGTAAACGGCGGCCGTAACTATAACGGTCCTAAGGTAGCGAAATTCCTTGTCGGGTAAGTTCCGACCTGCACGAATGGCGTAATGATGGCCAGGCTGTCTCCACCCGAGACTCAGTGAAATTGAAATCGCTGTGAAGATGCAGTGTACCCGCGGCAAGACGGAAAGACCCCGTGAACCTTTACTATAGCTTGACACTGAACACTGGTCCTTGATGTGTAGGATAGGTGGGAGGCTTTGAAGCGAGGACGCCAGTTCTTGTGGAGCCAACCTTGAAATACCACCCTTTAATGGCTGGTGTTCTAACGTAGACCCGTGATCCGGGTTGCGGACAGTGTCTGGTGGGTAGTTTGACTGGGGCGGTCTCCTCCTAAAGCGTAACGGAGGAGCACGAAGGTTAGCTAATCACGGTCGGACATCGTGAGGTTAGTGCAAAGGCATAAGCTAGCTTGACTGCGAGAGTGACGGCTCGAGCAGGTGCGAAAGCAGGTCTTAGTGATCCGGTGGTTCTGAATGGAAGGGCCATCGCTCAACGGATAAAAGGTACTCCGGGGATAACAGGCTGATACCGCCCAAGAGTTCATATCGACGGCGGTGTTTGGCACCTCGATGTCGGCTCATCACATCCTGGGGCTGAAGTAGGTCCCAAGGGTATGGCTGTTCGCCATTTAAAGTGGTACGCGAGCTGGGTTTAGAACGTCGTGAGACAGTTCGGTCCCTATCTGCCGTGGGCGCTGGAGAATTGAGGGGGGCTGCTCCTAGTACGAGAGGACCGGAGTGGACGCATCACTGGTGTTCGGGTTGTCATGCCAATGGCATTGCCCGGTAGCTAAATGCGGAAAAGATAAGCGCTGAAAGCATCTAAGCGCGAAACTTGCCCCGAGATGAGTTCTCCCTGAGCCTTTAAGGCTCCTGAAGGAACGTTGAAGACGACGACGTTGATAGGCTGGGTGTGTAAGCGTAGCGATACGTTGAGCTAACCAGTACTAATGATCCGTGAGGCTTAACCTTACAACACCGAAGGTGTTTTGGTGAGAGAGATTTGATTTTAATTTTCAGCTGAATTCCGGATTTAGGTTAACGGTCACCCGGGAGGTGACGGTTAATGAAACAGAATATGCCTGGCGGCACTAGCGCGGTGGTCCCACCTGACCCCATGCCGAACTCAGAAGTGAAACGCCGTAGCGCCGATGGTAGTGTGGGGTCTCCCCATGCGAGAGTAGGGAACTGCCAGGCTCCAATCAAGTAAGAAGCCCTGCACTGACGTGCAGGGCTTTTTGCCGTCTGCGGTTTATGGAAATTCACTTCCTACCCTCATGATAATCCTCTGTAAATACCGCCTATCTCTAGAGTAATCCACTACAGCTAAAAACCGTTTTTAAGTGAAACATTTTCAACTATCTTATGATTACTCGACATTTGACAAGCGGCGAGTTATCTTCAGCTATCTGGATGTCTAAACGTTTAAACGTATGCTGTGAGGATATAAGGTTATGCCAATTCGGGTGCAGGATGAGTTACCAGCCGTCAATTTCCTACGGGATGAGAATGTCTTTGTTATGACCTCATCGCGCGCAAGCAATCAGGAGATCCGTCCGCTAAAGGTGCTCATACTTAATCTGATGCCGAAAAAGATCGAGACGGAAAACCAGTTTTTACGTCTGCTTTCTAACTCTCCTCTACAGGTTGACGTTCAATTATTGCGCATTGATTCACGTGAATCCCGCAATACACCCACTGAGCACCTCAATAACTTCTACTGCAATTTCGACGATATTCAGGATGAAAATTTTGATGGGTTGATCGTGACGGGTGCTCCATTGGGCCTGGTGGAATTTAACGACGTGGCTTACTGGCCGCAGATCGAACAAGTTATCCATTGGGCGAAAGATCACGTCACCTCTACGCTCTTTGTCTGTTGGGCTGTACAGGCTGCGCTGAATATTCTCTACGGTATCCCTAAACAAACGCGTAAAGAGAAGCTATCTGGAGTCTATGAGCATAAACTCACTTACCCGCATGCTCTGCTGACACGCGGTTTTGATGACACCTTCCTCGCTCCTCACTCTCGTTATGCAGATTTCCCGGCCTCTTTGATTCGTGACTACACCGATCTGGAAGTTCTGGCCGAGTCAGAAGAAGGGGATGCCTACCTTTTCGGCAGCAAAGATAAGCGTATTGCCTTTGTTACCGGGCATCCGGAGTATGATGCGCACACGCTTTCTGGCGAGTTTTTCCGAGATGTGGAAGCCGGCCTCAATCCTGATGTCCCATATAATTATTTCCCGAATAACGATCCGCAGAAGAAACCGCATGCGACATGGCGTAGCCATGGGAATTTGCTATTCACCAACTGGCTGAACTACTACGTTTACCAGATCACCCCATTCGATCTGCGTCATATGAATCCCACTCTCGACTAAGCGTTTCAGCATCCCGCCAGCTATACGATCAAGGCACCTCAAGGTGCCTTTTTTCTTTTCTAAAAACACATTCCCTTCGTAATAAAAATTTAACTCTAGTAATATCAAAAAGATGAATGATTTTAAAAACAAAAATGGAAATTGTTTTTGATTTTAAAAAATCATGCAGTAGTCTTAATTCTGTTGAGCGAAAACCAGACACTGGACGTACCAGATCTATTTGCTCGAGACAGGATGAGACATGGGGATAAATCCAATGACACAACAGACAGTTAGCGCAGAGTTGGCCTTTAGCCAACCGTTCGGCGAACAAGAGAGACAGATCCTGACGCCTGATGCAGTTGAATTTCTGAGTGAGCTTGTGACGCGTTTTACGCCACAACGTAATAAATTGCTGGCAGCACGCACTGCCCAGCAGGCAGAAATTGACGCGGGCACACTTCCAGACTTTATTTCGGAAACCAGTTCCATTCGTGAATCTGAGTGGGCAATTCGCGGAATACCTGCCGATTTACTGGACCGATGCGTTGAGATCACCGGGCCGGTTGAACGTAAGATGGTGATCAACGCGCTGAATGCTAACGTCAAAGTATTCATGGCTGATTTCGAAGATTCTCTGGCCCCGAGCTGGAGTAAAGTTATCGACGGGCAGATCAACCTGCGTGATGCTATCAATGGCACCATCAGTTGGACTAACGAAGCGGGAAAAATTTACCAGTTGAAGCCCGACCCTGCGGTGCTGGTTTGTCGTGTTCGTGGTCTGCACTTGCCGGAAAAACACGTTACCTGGCGCGATGAGCCGATCCCTGGCAGTCTATTTGATTTCGCGCTCTATTTCTTCCACAACGTCGATACTCTGCTGGCAAAAGGCAGCGGCCCCTATTTCTATCTGCCAAAAACGCAATCCTGGCAGGAAGCGGCCTGGTGGAGCGAAGTCTTCAGCTTTACCGAAGATCATTTTTCCCTGCCACGTGGCACCATTAAAGCGACGTTGCTGATTGAAACGCTACCAGCCGTATTCCAGATGGACGAGATCCTGCATGCACTACGCGATCACATCGTTGGGCTGAACTGTGGCCGCTGGGACTATATTTTTAGCTACATCAAAACCCTCAAGAATCATCCAGATCGCGTTTTGCCCGACAGACAGTCCGTTACGATGGATATGCCTTTCCTGAACGCTTATTCACGCCTGCTAATTAAAACTTGTCACCGTCGCGGGGCTTTTGCCATGGGCGGCATGGCGGCATTTATCCCCAGTAAAGACAGTCAACGCAATGACTGGGTGTTAAACAAAGTCAAAGCAGATAAACAAATGGAAGCCACCAACGGTCACGATGGCACATGGATTGCGCATCCAGGCCTTGCTGACACAGTAATGGAAGTCTTTACCAAAGCATTAGGTAACGATAAAAACCAGCTTCATGTTTTGCGTACAGAAGATGCTCCGATTACTGCAAAACAGTTGCTGGAAGCGTGTCCAGGCGAGCGAACAGAAGCGGGTATGCGCGCCAATATCCGCGTTGCGGTGCAGTACATCGAAGCCTGGATCTCAGGCAATGGTTGCGTGCCGATTTATGGGCTAATGGAAGATGCTGCCACTGCGGAAATCTCGCGAACTTCAATCTGGCAGTGGATTCATCATGAAAAAACGTTGAGTAACGGCGAAACGGTCACCAAAGCATTGTTCCGCCAGATGCTGGCCGAAGAGATGTTCATTATTCAGGAAGAGTTAGGTGACAAGCG
This genomic window from Buttiauxella gaviniae contains:
- the metA gene encoding homoserine O-acetyltransferase MetA; this encodes MPIRVQDELPAVNFLRDENVFVMTSSRASNQEIRPLKVLILNLMPKKIETENQFLRLLSNSPLQVDVQLLRIDSRESRNTPTEHLNNFYCNFDDIQDENFDGLIVTGAPLGLVEFNDVAYWPQIEQVIHWAKDHVTSTLFVCWAVQAALNILYGIPKQTRKEKLSGVYEHKLTYPHALLTRGFDDTFLAPHSRYADFPASLIRDYTDLEVLAESEEGDAYLFGSKDKRIAFVTGHPEYDAHTLSGEFFRDVEAGLNPDVPYNYFPNNDPQKKPHATWRSHGNLLFTNWLNYYVYQITPFDLRHMNPTLD
- the aceB gene encoding malate synthase A — encoded protein: MTQQTVSAELAFSQPFGEQERQILTPDAVEFLSELVTRFTPQRNKLLAARTAQQAEIDAGTLPDFISETSSIRESEWAIRGIPADLLDRCVEITGPVERKMVINALNANVKVFMADFEDSLAPSWSKVIDGQINLRDAINGTISWTNEAGKIYQLKPDPAVLVCRVRGLHLPEKHVTWRDEPIPGSLFDFALYFFHNVDTLLAKGSGPYFYLPKTQSWQEAAWWSEVFSFTEDHFSLPRGTIKATLLIETLPAVFQMDEILHALRDHIVGLNCGRWDYIFSYIKTLKNHPDRVLPDRQSVTMDMPFLNAYSRLLIKTCHRRGAFAMGGMAAFIPSKDSQRNDWVLNKVKADKQMEATNGHDGTWIAHPGLADTVMEVFTKALGNDKNQLHVLRTEDAPITAKQLLEACPGERTEAGMRANIRVAVQYIEAWISGNGCVPIYGLMEDAATAEISRTSIWQWIHHEKTLSNGETVTKALFRQMLAEEMFIIQEELGDKRFSQGRFDEAARLMEQITTSDTLIDFLTLPGYRLLA